A genomic window from Telopea speciosissima isolate NSW1024214 ecotype Mountain lineage unplaced genomic scaffold, Tspe_v1 Tspe_v1.0033, whole genome shotgun sequence includes:
- the LOC122647360 gene encoding protein DMR6-LIKE OXYGENASE 2-like, with the protein MVTTKVLLTDLSSGISHVPLNYVRPISDRPNLLNVQSSEQSIPVIDLHGLNGPNHSNIVKEIGQACQHDGFFQVKNHGIPERMIDNMLRVSKEFFQLPERERMKIYSTDPSKTVRLSTSFNVKTEKVANWRDFLRLHCYPLEDYVHEWPSNPPSFREDVAQYCTNVRGLALRLLEAISESLGLQSDYIDKALHKHSQHMAINYYPPCPQPELTYGLPIHTDPNVITILLQDDIPGLQVLRNSKWVPIKPTPNTFIINIGDQIEVLSNGRYKSVLHRAVVNCNNDRISIPTFYCPSPDAVIKPAEELVDKEHPSLYRSFTYGEYYNKFWNRGLATGKCLDMFRASTT; encoded by the exons ATGGTTACCACAAAGGTATTATTAACTGATCTTTCGTCGGGCATAAGCCATGTCCCCTTGAATTATGTCCGACCCATTTCTGATCGTCCGAATCTTCTCAATGTTCAATCATCAGAACAATCGATTCCTGTCATTGATCTCCACGGCCTTAATGGTCCTAACCACTCTAACATTGTTAAAGAGATTGGTCAAGCATGTCAACATGATGGTTTCTTTCAG GTGAAGAACCATGGGATACCGGAGAGGATGATTGATAACATGTTAAGGGTATCAAAGGAGTTCTTCCAATtgccagaaagagagaggatgaaaatctaCTCCACAGATCCTTCCAAGACTGTGAGGCTCTCAACAAGTTTCAATGTGAAGACAGAAAAAGTTGCAAATTGGAGAGATTTTTTGAGACTTCATTGTTACCCTCTTGAAGATTATGTGCATGAATGGCCATCTAATCCTCCTTCTTTTAG GGAAGATGTGGCTCAATACTGCACAAATGTGAGAGGCCTTGCATTAAGATTGCTGGAAGCAATTTCAGAGAGCTTAGGCTTACAAAGTGATTACATAGACAAGGCATTACATAAACATTCACAACACATGGCCATCAATTATTATCCACCATGTCCTCAACCGGAGCTTACTTACGGATTACCCATCCATACCGACCCGAATGTAATTACCATTCTTTTGCAAGACGATATTCCCGGTTTGCAAGTCCTTAGAAACAGCAAGTGGGTACCCATCAAGCCAACTCCGAATACCTTCATTATCAACATTGGTGATCAAATTGAG GTGCTCAGTAATGGAAGGTATAAAAGTGTGCTCCATAGAGCTGTGGTGAACTGCAACAATGATAGAATCTCTATCCCAACTTTCTATTGCCCATCACCTGATGCTGTGATCAAACCTGCAGAGGAGCTAGTGGACAAAGAGCACCCTTCCCTCTATAGAAGCTTTACTTATGGAGAGTATTACAACAAGTTTTGGAATCGAGGACTTGCCACAGGGAAGTGCTTAGATATGTTTAGAGCTTCTACAACTTAG
- the LOC122647356 gene encoding uncharacterized protein LOC122647356, translating into MTGHLEVKVQGIKVKPRVEDTEIALRAGIEELWSYVGKGTDSKYVVGLDVECKPIESVNKVSVLKLAYGSFCLIIRLLKFGTIPDFLFNFLHLPDVSLVGVGIKENVALLERDYGLQCRNIVDLPTLATSVLDDRRLVSYGLVDLANHGILLQVMKKLACVFLRDWSGENLSTVEIEFATVDAYVSNKIGNKLLGGM; encoded by the coding sequence ATGACCGGACACCTTGAAGTTAAGGTACAGGGCATCAAAGTTAAGCCCAGAGTGGAAGACACAGAAATCGCTTTAAGGGCTGGCATTGAAGAGCTCTGGTCATACGTTGGCAAAGGCACAGATTCAAAGTACGTGGTGGGTTTAGACGTCGAATGCAAACCAATTGAATCTGTAAACAAGGTTTCAGTTTTGAAATTGGCTTATGGGTCTTTCTGTCTCATAATAAGGCTTTTAAAATTTGGTACAATCCCTGATTTCCTTTTCAATTTCCTTCATTTACCTGATGTTTCCCTAGTGGGTGTTGGAATCAAAGAGAATGTTGCTTTGCTTGAGAGGGATTATGGGCTTCAATGTCGAAACATAGTTGATCTGCCAACATTAGCTACTTCGGTTCTTGATGATCGACGGCTTGTGAGTTATGGTTTGGTCGATTTGGCTAATCATGGTATCCTACTTCAGGTTATGAAGAAACTTGCATGTGTGTTTTTGAGGGATTGGAGCGGAGAGAATCTTTCTACGGTGGAGATTGAGTTTGCAACAGTTGATGCTTACGTTTCGAATAAGATTGGCAACAAATTGCTTGGAGGGATGTGA
- the LOC122647357 gene encoding uncharacterized protein LOC122647357 — MPSLQTALPPELANNVIRLYCECLRRARFIGHRSNNIELVVDMVRQQFKKHMQETDPEKIQKFKDDAARGLINHILYESEKISGSRFSDNS, encoded by the coding sequence atgCCTTCCCTGCAAACGGCTTTGCCTCCTGAGCTTGCTAACAACGTGATAAGACTCTACTGTGAATGCCTCAGAAGAGCTCGGTTCATTGGTCATCGGTCAAATAACATAGAGCTTGTTGTTGATATGGTAAGGCAGCAGTTCAAAAAGCACATGCAAGAGACAGATCCAGAAAAGATTCAGAAATTTAAGGATGATGCTGCAAGAGGACTTATAAATCATATTCTTTATGAGTCAGAGAAGATTAGTGGTAGCAGATTCAGCGATAACTCTTGA